In Argopecten irradians isolate NY unplaced genomic scaffold, Ai_NY scaffold_0097, whole genome shotgun sequence, the sequence CAGTGATCTCATTATGCGAGGAGAGAGGCCGGCTGGATTTGTACGTCTCTCAGTCTCTTCTTGTGTAGGACCAATGATGACATTGTCATAAACTGAAATAACACACATTTGATGTTACAGATTGAATCTATACTACACATGCTTTGGCAAAGTTGTCAGAATGTCTCTAAATCTCTGATGTACATCTAGATATTATGCCAGGCTTCTAAAATTAAAGCAGAAAGAATCATGATTAGTCTCATTTCCCAATTCGCttaaccaaggatttataagtgagaaggactCGTGACTgcctctttacattactaaacaccacgcgagacgccgaTGAACCTGGAATAAAAAACCCTTTTCTctacaaatacttgtcttatcgaatcaaacaaaacaccaatgtaaagtttattaaatttcacaacgtttatcacttgttttaaggacggaagatttagaggatatgtcttaaattttcgttaaaaaaatacgtcagctcatgaaatgacggcccacttcagaaagtaagacggtaaccctcgcacccgcaagctacatcaaaagCTGCACCGGCGGATATCAAaagaaaatcagtcgtcgcccaacgtcacggtcagtgcacaaacacaaaagcgcctgccttggacatCCCCtcaacccagtgtgacttatccttctcatatacgtccttgactTAATTAACAATGTTCTTGGTCATTCGAGGTATGTCTGAGTATAATCCTAAGAATTCAGCCAATGGAGAATATACTAATTATTTCACCTGTAACTCTTGACACAATTTTGTTCCAAGTACATATACACATCATTAAATGTCAAAAAAAAggcacaagaaaaaaaaaattgtaaattgttCCAAGATTTACAGTAAGAGCTCTACACTTTCATTTGACATTGTTAAGAAGGTGAACATGTGACGATACCAGCAGATATCTGAAATCCTGTGTTGACTTCAGAGTAATCAGTTTAGAAAATTGGTGAATGCTAGTCTTCACATACCTGACTTGAAGACGATGACTCCCTTGGTCTTGTCCGTGGGGATTGGAAGGATGCTGCTGTTGATGAGGGACTTAGTCTCAGACCCGTACACTAGATACTGACCTAATCTTGGCATTATcctgtacaatgtaatatacagctcttttgattAAAGTTTAAATTGTGATATGTAAGCTCCAAATTTAGAAATGGATTTGGAATCTTCATGCAATTTTTTAGACTCTCTAATCGTTGAAGACAAGCAATAGAGCAGGGTTTTAGTAGTTTCTAACAATTTAATCTCTTAGAGTTTTAAGTCCTTTTAGCATTGTGAGATTTTCGATGATGAGTAATTTCTGACAGGCAAAAAACACCAGCTAGTAACTTTGCAATTATCACCCACATTTTCTAGTCCTAAATATTGTAATCATGCTAATTTGGGCACAAAGATATTGGATTTTTTTGGGCAAAAttgatattgaacaattaagcgCGATTCGTACATTTATGGTATTATTACATATACCAACATCATACAGAAAATTCAATTTTAGAGCAAAATGTCTGGTTAGAAAACGccaaaatatgtatgtttactgtATTGTAACCAACTTCTTAATGTTGTACCATTGAATGAAGTCCCCTAGTGTGCACTGACCTAAATTTCTGTACTCCGGCCAATTTGTCTACCACATCCCCATAAAGTCCAGCACTATTGATGACCACACGACCCCGGAATAGACCCCGATTGGTGGAGACTCTCCAGATCCCCTGGGAGTCCCTTTCACAGCCCTGCACCATGGTACTGGTCAACACCTACAATGTCCACTCGGAATGGTGAGAGACAAGCCATCAATATTGGCATAGTCAAAACATATCTATCTGGTGTAGAACAGGATATTGTCCCACCTCAACCAGGAATCAAACCCAGATTAACTAACGGCCCTATCGACCAAGTCATACAGACACGCTCTGTCAGCAGAGTGAAGCCTTACTGACACACTTCTTTTATACTGGTAAGTgggaaaacaatatttaaattatcttAATAAATCTTAAGACACTGAATAGATGAATTTCCTagaaatgtattttgattttatgcATTCAAATGCCTCATAAAATGTGGTATATAGTTTATTTTGATCCCCTGATTTTAGAAATAACTATTTTCAAATAATAGTGTACTATGCCAAGGTACAAATTGTCCATAAAAAGCGTATTTTGGTCCCTGATTTCAGaataaaccattttaaaaaaatagtatacTTTGCCAAGGTACAAATTGTccataaaagtttattttgatCCCCTGATTTTAGAAATTACCATTTTCAAACAATAGTATACTTTGCCAAGGTACAAATTGTCTATAAAAATTGTGTTTTGGCAAGATACACAAATTGTTTGATGAGATATCTAAAGCTAAATCTTAACTCATTTaagtgcatcctcgatactccagtgtttccaatcacttacaatttctacactcctggactatttcaaagtaaaactggaggcaacagttCAGGTAATTGAGTCCTTTGAAGTATCAAAAGAGCAgcataacggtacactgtgtggctttgatgtcaGGCATTgctttctctgtaatctttaaaggaaatctttgctggcctgtgattggtcaaatgttttccactgagctgccttcaattttactatgagatagtccaggggtgtagagattgtaagtgatcagagcccctggaatatcaaggatgaaTTAACTCATGCTTCctgccaatctgattaaaatacagatcaccattatacactacgtaACCATTATACACTACATAGTGTATAAtggtgatctgtattttaatcagattgacttCCTGCCCAATTCAAGGTATTGCAATGATTTCAATATAGAATTATCTCAACTTGATAGCTTGAAGTTTAGCATGGTCCTATCAACTTCGTGCTAACAAGCTTAGGGATTTACTGTATTTTGTAGAAAGGCctaaattgtacaatttcttTGTCAAAGTCTACCTTAGCGCCTAATGATTTTGCATGGTGTGCAAAACTAATTGGAGTCAGCCAGGGGTCTATAACGGCTTCTCTGGGAATCCAGAGGGCGCCAGTGGCTCGGTGTGCTACATGTGGCTCTCTCTGGTAGAGCTGTGAGACAGACAACTCCAGCACATCGTCCATGTTAGCATTCTTGGCCTTCTGTATCACTTGTGGGAGCTTTTCCTTCTAGAATTATAAATTAAACCAATCCTGTTAATAATCAATAGTTAATAAAAATGTTTGGAATTAAAATCTTATGAGGAAATCAATGTAAAACAACATCGCTGGTTGAACCTGAAGCAAAGTATACATGcttaataaaatgaaaagtaaCCTGGAAATGGCAgttgcaatatatatatgcaaaaatcTGTTTCAGTCTTGAATTACAAGTCATAGATTCACTTACTCTTGTTAGTAGCTTTTAATGTAGtattatgtttgtatatttaacATCTTGTTTGTCATAGAGGATGACCTAAACTTACACTTATGTaatgatgtattgataaaagttGAATAAGGGGAAATTGTTTTGGTAAGGATGGGATCTTATCCCCAAACTGAAATTGatgaaacattatatatatacatgtatatatatataactactcctcctaaactactgctTGGATATTAAACCAAACTAAAATTGATGATTGACTACTCCTCCTAACCTTATGATGGGATATTAAACCAAACTAAAATTGATGAAAGATTTATATAacaactcctcctaaactactggtgACATCTTAAACAAAACTTAAATTGACGATAgactactcctcctaaactaatGATGGGATATTAAACCAAACTAAAATTGATAAAGACCTACATACATACCTGTTGGTCATTCCATGCCACCATGGTGGCACCAATCTTGGAGTACGGCAGTCCTAGAGACTCGATGACGGGTAGGACCTGTTGTTGACATCTGAGTATACAGGCTAGTTCTATACTGCCTAATGGAGCGTCAAAACCGGTATGTAGCATCCCACTGTCAAAAAATGGtatggtttgtttagttttatgtcccattaacagccagggccatgtaaggacgtgccagctaggtttgatggtggaagaaaaccagagaacctggagaaaaaccaccggccagcagtcagtacctggcaactgccccacatgggattcaaacttgggCCCCAGAGTTAgggagcttgtggtaatatttcgGGACATCTAAACCACAGGGCCACCACAGCCCCTACAATAAGGATAAGAAATTCTGAATAAAGGTCAACTATGCTGAGACACAAACTGACTCAGCCGCCTATAGCGTTAATGCACATACATAGTCATCGTACCTAATGCAAACTTAactatgcatataataaaatagAGTCGGATtgtgacagtacatgtacaatgtacataaatattatacattatacattagcaaTTAAGTCATTATTATAGtataataaatttatatatcattCTAGTATGAATGGAAAGGAATGAATGAGCGTGAATGAGTAgttctatataaaaaaactgttgaaacatatatttcttcatttaaGGCTTGTTGGAAATGTGTTTTGCATTCACtctattaattacatgtatcaacTTCATTTGCTTGCTAAGTTGTTTTTTTTGAGTAGAAATTATCCTTTTAATTATAATGCATAGTCCATTTAATTACACGATGAACATAAATCCCTTTTTCCTGAGTTCGATACCAAACACGTAATGCCATGTTTTTGTAATAGAGTGAAACATACCATATTTCTTTCAAGCCTAACCGAAAGTAACAGAAGAAGAATATGCCTGCTGTCTTATTCTTTTGacaatataatgtaaacatatactctgtatttatgtataattgtattgttaataaaatgtttctgaaatgaaaatatattatacataatgttTCGGATTTACAAAGGTAAACAATTTAATTGCTTTTAGTTGTAAAtaattgtacagatattttatatattttgttggtgttgattaatgtaattgtaaaattgtcTCTCTCCCATTATGACAAatgttgtaaataaaaatattgtacatgggaaattacatataaataagCCTATAGTTTTACCTGTTTCCTGAGCTCGCCATGGACACAAGATGAGCTTCCTTCTCCAAAAGTAGGCACCTGTATCCCAGCCTCGTTAGTGTGAACACCTGGGAACAGCCCACTATACCTCCTCCGATAATCACGACATCGTATACACTCTCCATGGCGATAAAAACTACACAGCTTCAAATACAGCAAACTTGTTGTTTATTTGCAGTTTTTCAATGCTGTACTTTGGTAACTAATTCTTCGTAACAAATTCCTGTGAAAATTTTTTAAATACACATATGATTTGCTGGGAAAAATTTAAACTACactgtataatatttattatttcagtATTTGTTAAAGATTTCAATTTGAGGCAAGTATTGGGGCGCTTACAGgcaccctcgatactccagggtttcaGATCACTTATAATctatacacccctggactatctcatagttaaactgaaggcagctctgAGGAAAAAacctgaaccaatcacaggccagcaaaaatttcctttgaagagaGCGACTCCCAACTtgaaagccacacagtcaaacacagtgtactgttatacggctcttttgatgtacatcaaatgactaaattacctgttctgttctgttgtctccagttttaatatgagatagtccaggggtgaagagatcataagtgatcggaacccctggagtatcaaggatgcttATAGCATAGAGTACGGTACCATTAGTAGATAACGAATCTATAGTACAATTGGCATACCCTTGAACCTTCAAAACAGCATCATTGTAAGATAGACATACACATTTCAATTTGGAAATTTGGGTGAACAAATAGGAATTAGTAACCATATGGCAGGAAATTTAAATaccatatacaaatatttcagtaTACACCCTTAGTTAAAATTATGGGCCCCATTAGTTAGTATAGGTACCATTTGATCTCAGCTTAAAAAAATCGATATTAAAACGCAAAACATTTGTCCTTAATACCAGGAAGCACTCCTCCAATCacaagtgaaataaaaacatacatgATACATCAAATGACTATAATATAGTACATTCTTTACCAAATAATAGGAATAATAAAAGCATGTATCCTATATTAAGTACCTGGAATTTTTATGCCATTGTTATTGATTTagatcaaatatatatttgttcagTGTTCTCCACAAATAACGGTATGGCGCGAGATAGATTTGCAGTGATAAAtgcctatacatgtatattattgtgGTTCGGATGCTTTTCTATAGGTCCTCCCTTTCCACTGCAATAATGGTCATGAAACGTTTCAAAACAGCATCGGTTTCACAAAAGATGTAAATTAAACAACAAGTACCGCAGTTATTgtcacattttgttttaatatgcaTGCACAGGCAAAGCAAACATCATCAGTATGTTAATTTCAACATCTTGGAATTCAACGTCATCAAAATGTAAAGAGATGGAAAGGAAAATAGAATATCATCAAAAATGTATcttagacatacatatattcatcttgttattttttatgttttttttttccactcACATAACAAGAATTACAAAAACACAGCGTTCACACTTTTTCTTGGCAGTTTTAGCCTTATTTCGTCTGAAgtgaacatttttttaaaagaaacaacCATACTTAGAATGTGGAACAATAATTTAAGTATTATGATACCAGAATACTCTACATTAGCACACAAATCTACGCTTATAATATTGGTGACTCCTGTGGTCTAACAACGGGCGGAAGAGCACAGTTTGGATCATTTGGACAATTTTTCCAATACAGTTGTCTTTCACGAACATAATCTGCGTCTCGGCAGGTGTATGGAGCACAACACACTCCCGTTACTTCTCGGTAACACAAAGAACCTGGAatgttaacacacaaaaaaagcGAAATCTTATAACATCACCAGTCACTCATCTGATTTAACAGGTATGAATTAAAAACATAAGACTCAATTCCAGGAATTTTGACACGATGATAGGAaggttttatatatttttacagcATCATGGCTAATTCCAGATGGGGTTTTATATGTTATGCTAAAtaataatcttaatttgtattCAGAATAAAGACTTATGATCAATCATTTACAGTACAAGGAAACCTGATATTGTAACGTCATTCGAAACAATGGTATACACGTGCACAACATAACgaaccgttattacttagtaACAATACCGACTTCCCGGTACTGAAATATGACATAGCAAAAATACTCACCAATGGCACACCCACATCCACATCCGTCACTTAACAGCTGTCTGTTGTTATTGTACCTGGCACACATACCTGTAATTTAAAACATAGTCCATAGTAATtcttaatcaaaattaattgaaGGCATCTCTATCTAAAAAGCTTTATACCGATATCCTGAAACCAGTCTTTATTACAATTGTACTGACAAAAAAAAACTCAGtatatgacaaaaaaaaactcagtatataggcctagtatatatagtgtacatcTAAACGATGGAGTAATTTAATTTCTGGTGAGTCAGCCATCATTATTGCATTGGATAATGGACACCAGAGTGAAACGGATATTTGTCggagagtttttttttttaattttcatttagcTAAAGACAAATGAGGAGCTCAAACGTTTTAGTGATAGTAATACTGAAGTGATCATAAGTGATTATGAAGCCTGATGGTtgcaaaaagtaaataaataaatgaaccATTAGTTTTCATGAAATGTTTGTTATTTCATATTTGGGTAAGAAATTATGTAAGAAAGAGtgtgaaatttgaaattttatatacattgaacattttattgtcatttttgtTTCCTTCATATCATTTTGATGACCTTCGCCGAGATATGGATGGGTCAATCTGTGATGATAATACAGCCAGTCGTATACTTCCAAATATTTTAGTAGGTATCAAGATTTGGCATTGAAATGATAGATTATAATTGGGTTTTTTCCGTTTCAAGTTtcagatattttttaataaaatatgttaggAAAGAAGAATCTTTTTAACATTCAGATTAAAACAATTCGGAATTAGTAATGACAGCATCTTAAGCATTTTAGAATGTCATATTATTGAGAGAAAATGACGTTCTATTTGTCTGTCTACCTGTCTGTGGGGGAAGAGTGGTATCGCCTCCTATAACCTGACCATCCCTTCCTCTACAACAAAAGCCTGGTCTGCAGTCAGCGCTGGAGATACAATGGGTGGGGTAATAATAAGATTGTACTGAGTAAATGGTCATCTGGAACAGAAAAaacatgagaaaaaaaaataaaaaagacacATGCATTATTTACTATCTGGTTGTTTTTCGCGGATGTAAAATTTAGCGGTTAACTGAACTTATTCGCGGGGTTTGTCTTCACTTTCGACATCGCAATTTGAATGATGGATGGGGCCCAAAAtgtgtctgtttagggttacattggaaGAAAAAAACCATGGTCGGTAAGTCGGGATTTtcttttagtgtctttcactcttaaGTAAAAGCCGGAACCTgtgtctgagatcgaaatcccgagttttattttattttattttttgtagaaaagtggggAAAAAATAGGATCGGgagtaaaaaattagggtcggtcgggtaaccctaaacagacatatttcatTGGCCTGGATCTGAGAATTTAGTGAACTTAAATGCCGCGAATATTAACAACTATTGTGTAAAGTGCATAGTAGTCTTgattatatgtttttgaaaacataaatatcTAAAATCATGTTTTCATAACTTTCTACGCCATGCTAAGGTAATAGCGTTATTATTAACTGATTATTGAAGCAAACTATTTGtcacgtacatgtattatgtacacgaatttaaatttttataacCTAACCTGTCTTGAGACAATCACAAGAGCGACACAGTTTAGTACACCTgcactatatatatagtggtACAAATCGCACGTATGGTGTTCCAGAAGAAAAGTATGCTTACACTAGTTTTCGTTACATGCTTATGGCTTTGTCAGTAATTATCAATATCCATATTCTTTATTCAAAAGGTGATGCATGAAAATAGGAAAGGGCCCAAACAACtttcaaaattgtatttgattACATAATAAGATGGGTTAAACACATCAGGTAAATGCATTGCATAGATCGTACGGCTATACACTACAGTCTGAGTGACCTGTTcatgtaaataaacaatacttACCAGAAGTAAATAAAGAGAATTTAACGGAACCATATTGATGCGTCCGTTCATTCCTTCTTACGATATCAGTTGATCACAATTAAATGGCGTATGTCCTCTATATAAAGTGAAGAGGACACAAGGTGACGTGGTGACAGACAATTAATATGTAAACACCACAAACTGATCCTGGTTCAAAATGTCAACACACGTACGTCATCAACATATGctaaattttctttatttgaatTCTTGTCTAAAACACTTCAGTTAATCACCTTGATGATACAAATATACTTATACATTCTAGATAGACAGCACATAGGAAGTTAACTTATGCAATGTTTATACAAATTAAGTTAGTAACACATAAATCGATGTGAATAATAAGGATACTGAtaggttttataaaaaatacatgtatcacaataAACATATAGTAATTGCAATGAAAGTCCACACAAAACTTAATGGTCTGTAGGCCTATATAATATAGTGACATTCGAAATAGTTATTATCAATATAGTTCTTTATTGGTTTGATTGCCACACCGAAAGTACCGTTTGAATTAAGATAAATCAAAAGTTAAGCGTTTGCTACTGTGATAAATGTTCTTGGTTCTGCCTTTGACAGAGAAACACCGTAGTTTATAACAGTGGtagtgtctgctcctgcttatagcgttcagcataaagaGTGTGGGACTATTTGTTCGCtttttgtcagtataatgtgaccatgAGGAATGCACTATCTGGTGTCTTCAGCGAAGAGGCTCAACACtaacagccttccaaaacatacagacattcacacaaggGAGGCCGTCAATTAATTATAGGTGCCATACTTTCAATACCCACGAATCCAGAAGAGCTTTCAATATGTTATCGCCACAAAAAGTTACCAACAAATAGGAACTGAAAaagatttttggcagtactaccAAATATCGttattattagggcttttcaccatgtggtgaaaagacctattgtttttgttctgttttttagggcttttcaccatgtggtgaaaagacctattgttt encodes:
- the LOC138311734 gene encoding uncharacterized protein, with the protein product MNGRINMVPLNSLYLLLMTIYSVQSYYYPTHCISSADCRPGFCCRGRDGQVIGGDTTLPPQTGMCARYNNNRQLLSDGCGCGCAIGSLCYREVTGVCCAPYTCRDADYVRERQLYWKNCPNDPNCALPPVVRPQESPIL
- the LOC138311732 gene encoding glycerol 3-phosphate dehydrogenase-like, which translates into the protein MESVYDVVIIGGGIVGCSQVFTLTRLGYRCLLLEKEAHLVSMASSGNSGMLHTGFDAPLGSIELACILRCQQQVLPVIESLGLPYSKIGATMVAWNDQQKEKLPQVIQKAKNANMDDVLELSVSQLYQREPHVAHRATGALWIPREAVIDPWLTPISFAHHAKSLGAKVLTSTMVQGCERDSQGIWRVSTNRGLFRGRVVINSAGLYGDVVDKLAGVQKFRIMPRLGQYLVYGSETKSLINSSILPIPTDKTKGVIVFKSVYDNVIIGPTQEETERRTNPAGLSPRIMRSLLDHGRVSVPSLESHPVVNTYSGVRPATETKDYHVVPHTDRNWLTLGGIRSTGLSSCLGVADMVADIMKDKFCLEPSNSANMYLPRLDISFTNHRTARLGSEEYTVTHPITYTGKCNSKVWSNL